A genomic region of Chloracidobacterium sp. contains the following coding sequences:
- the pilB gene encoding type IV-A pilus assembly ATPase PilB: MSAKLGEILVRENLITSEQLKETLEYQRANGGRLGSNLVKLGYISDDVVTAVLSRQYGVPSINLDLFQIESEVIKLISEDVAIKYTVLPISKVGATLTLAMADPTNVFAMDDIKFMTGLNVEPVIASETSIQLAIAKYYSGSVEIDIFDAAFAIEAEKAATNGSNGLHLNGGAAVGTGDKLNAADLDVSLDRFQFDHHEGEDFELVEENEEIDLAALARASEDAPVVRLVNVLLVDSLRRGASDIHVEPYEKDFRIRFRIDGVLYDVMHPPLKIRDPLISRLKIMSKLDISEKRLPQDGRIKIKVKVDNRSRELDFRVSTLPTLFGEKVVLRLLDKDKLMLDMTKLGFEPESLEKFKRAIANPYGMVLVTGPTGSGKTNTLYSALQSLNTSETNIMTAEDPVEFNLQGINQVQMKEQIGLNFAAALRSFLRQDPNIVLVGEIRDFETAEIAIKAALTGHLVLSTLHTNDAPSTVSRLVNMGIEPFLVATSVNIIQAQRLIRRICGECKEDYHVPVDGLIEIGFTKDEAASLKLYKGRGCATCNNTGFKGRVGLYEVMEITDELRELIIIGASAMELRRKAIELGMITLRESGLCKIREGITTIEEVVKETVL; encoded by the coding sequence ATGTCAGCAAAGCTTGGAGAGATCCTCGTCCGCGAGAACCTGATTACGTCGGAGCAGCTCAAGGAGACGCTTGAGTACCAGCGTGCTAATGGCGGGCGTTTGGGGTCAAATCTCGTAAAACTCGGCTACATTTCAGACGACGTCGTGACAGCCGTCCTGTCGCGACAATATGGTGTTCCGTCTATCAACCTTGACCTATTTCAGATCGAGAGCGAGGTGATAAAGCTCATCAGCGAAGACGTCGCCATCAAGTATACCGTCCTGCCGATCTCGAAGGTCGGAGCGACGCTGACATTGGCGATGGCCGACCCGACGAATGTCTTTGCGATGGACGATATCAAGTTCATGACAGGGCTGAATGTCGAGCCGGTGATCGCATCCGAGACATCGATCCAACTTGCGATAGCCAAATATTACAGCGGGTCCGTCGAGATCGACATCTTTGATGCTGCCTTTGCGATCGAAGCGGAGAAGGCTGCGACGAACGGCAGTAACGGGCTTCATTTGAATGGCGGCGCGGCCGTTGGAACAGGTGACAAGTTGAATGCGGCGGATCTGGATGTCTCGCTAGATCGATTCCAGTTCGATCATCACGAAGGTGAGGATTTTGAGCTTGTCGAAGAGAACGAGGAGATCGATCTGGCGGCACTTGCTCGCGCCAGTGAAGATGCACCTGTTGTCCGGCTGGTAAACGTCCTGCTTGTTGACAGTCTTCGCCGCGGAGCGTCGGACATTCACGTCGAGCCGTACGAGAAAGATTTCCGCATTCGGTTTCGCATTGACGGCGTGCTTTACGACGTGATGCATCCTCCGCTTAAGATCCGCGATCCGCTTATCTCGCGTCTGAAGATCATGTCGAAGCTCGACATCTCAGAAAAGCGATTGCCGCAGGACGGACGCATCAAGATCAAGGTCAAGGTCGATAATCGTTCGCGCGAACTCGATTTTCGCGTTTCGACCTTGCCTACGCTCTTTGGCGAGAAGGTCGTGCTTCGCTTGCTCGATAAGGACAAGCTGATGCTCGACATGACCAAGCTCGGTTTTGAGCCGGAGAGCCTCGAAAAATTCAAAAGGGCGATCGCGAATCCCTACGGAATGGTGCTCGTGACCGGGCCGACCGGTTCGGGTAAGACCAACACGCTCTACTCGGCCCTGCAGTCGCTGAATACGTCTGAGACCAACATCATGACGGCCGAGGACCCGGTCGAGTTCAACCTGCAGGGCATCAACCAGGTGCAAATGAAGGAGCAGATCGGGCTGAACTTTGCTGCGGCACTTCGCTCATTCCTTCGTCAGGACCCGAATATCGTCCTGGTCGGCGAGATCCGAGATTTTGAGACGGCCGAGATAGCGATCAAGGCCGCTTTGACGGGCCACCTTGTGCTCTCTACGCTCCACACGAATGATGCACCATCGACGGTCTCGCGTCTCGTTAACATGGGCATCGAGCCGTTCCTCGTTGCCACATCGGTCAACATTATTCAGGCCCAGCGGCTGATACGCCGGATCTGCGGCGAATGCAAAGAGGACTACCACGTGCCGGTCGACGGTTTGATCGAGATCGGTTTCACAAAGGACGAGGCGGCCTCGCTAAAGCTGTACAAAGGCCGAGGTTGTGCGACCTGTAACAATACTGGATTCAAAGGCCGAGTTGGCCTATACGAAGTTATGGAGATCACGGACGAACTCCGCGAACTCATTATCATTGGCGCAAGCGCAATGGAATTACGGAGAAAAGCGATAGAACTCGGGATGATAACGCTTCGCGAATCGGGCCTGTGCAAGATTCGCGAGGGCATCACGACCATTGAGGAGGTCGTAAAGGAAACCGTCCTATAG
- a CDS encoding carboxypeptidase regulatory-like domain-containing protein has product MRSSSLRLAGTLAIVAIAAVAIYSQSIGGRLSGKVLDKDGKPMPGVTVIVTNQTTSFVITRRTDKNGTYTFRLRSGAYRIATGRPYEARFDRGKAGEYGVFANIICDESKKACRTLENVIIDNGDRKIDFAVVDPSADAADRSDAAKEYIKPDRREARDRWRFEFPEYDRYGDKGARGRDIPFRRGKWYNPYDQNKLKGDKPIIGDDIFFILSAVSTTAVEQRRTPSGNNVSSANPNSNNFFGRPESFSFNQTVQVSVELFKGQTVFRPRTWAIKISPTFSVPTYLNARENGIVNIDVRRGTTRTDFHVSLEEAFGEVKIADTNKNYDFVSIRAGIQPFNADFRGFLFTDNNLGARIFGGFGNNRYQFNAAWFHQLEKDTNSNLNAFEFRKQNVFIGNLFRQDFLTKGYTVELIGAYNDDRGDIHYDTNGFLVRPALVGSARQHNIKAGYIGFNGDGHIGLLNLSNHYYFAFGEDDFNPIAGRKVDVRAHMAALEASLDRDWLRFKLSAFFASGDSDPTDDRATGFDAILDDPNFAGGQFSYWNRQGIRLVSTEIGLVQPNSLLPTLRSSKTEGQANFVNPGIFIYNAGVDAELTQTLKTVFNANYLRFHRTEPLEYVLLQPNIRKEIGYDLSLGVIYRPFLINNVTFTFGGSMFLAGKGFRDIYTNRAANCPVPNFCTGTVVNPSKPQYSVFSQLKLIF; this is encoded by the coding sequence ATGCGGTCGAGTTCTCTGAGGCTTGCAGGCACATTGGCGATTGTAGCTATCGCAGCCGTTGCTATCTATTCACAGAGCATCGGCGGACGGCTCTCGGGCAAGGTGCTGGATAAGGACGGAAAGCCGATGCCGGGTGTAACCGTCATTGTCACCAATCAGACCACCTCTTTCGTCATAACAAGAAGGACTGACAAGAACGGCACCTACACATTTAGGCTCAGGTCCGGCGCCTATCGAATCGCGACAGGCCGACCATACGAAGCTAGGTTTGATCGCGGGAAAGCGGGCGAATATGGCGTCTTTGCAAACATCATCTGTGACGAGTCAAAGAAGGCCTGCCGGACACTTGAGAATGTCATAATCGACAACGGCGACAGAAAGATCGATTTCGCGGTCGTCGATCCATCGGCCGATGCAGCGGATAGATCCGATGCCGCGAAGGAATACATAAAACCCGACCGCCGCGAGGCGCGTGACCGTTGGCGGTTTGAGTTTCCGGAGTACGACCGTTATGGCGATAAGGGAGCGCGCGGGCGTGACATCCCATTTCGCCGCGGCAAATGGTACAACCCTTACGACCAGAACAAACTGAAGGGCGACAAGCCGATAATCGGCGATGATATCTTCTTCATCCTCTCTGCCGTCAGCACTACCGCGGTCGAGCAGCGGCGGACGCCATCTGGCAACAACGTTAGTTCGGCCAACCCTAACAGCAACAACTTTTTCGGACGGCCTGAGAGTTTCTCTTTCAACCAGACGGTCCAAGTCTCCGTTGAGCTATTCAAGGGCCAGACTGTATTCAGGCCCCGCACATGGGCCATCAAAATATCGCCAACCTTCAGCGTGCCAACCTATCTGAATGCCCGGGAAAACGGCATCGTCAATATCGATGTTCGCCGCGGCACGACGCGGACCGATTTCCACGTCTCGCTCGAAGAGGCATTTGGCGAGGTCAAGATCGCCGACACCAACAAGAATTATGATTTCGTGTCGATCAGGGCCGGCATACAGCCATTCAATGCCGACTTTCGCGGGTTCCTATTTACTGATAACAACCTCGGCGCCCGCATCTTCGGCGGTTTCGGTAACAACAGGTATCAGTTCAACGCCGCCTGGTTTCATCAGCTCGAAAAAGACACTAACAGCAACCTGAATGCGTTCGAATTTCGCAAACAGAACGTATTTATCGGAAACCTGTTCCGTCAGGACTTCTTAACGAAGGGTTATACGGTCGAACTGATCGGTGCCTACAACGACGACCGTGGCGACATTCATTACGACACTAACGGCTTTCTCGTGCGGCCGGCCCTTGTGGGGAGCGCTCGACAACATAATATAAAGGCCGGATATATCGGGTTCAATGGTGACGGCCATATCGGCCTGCTAAACCTATCAAATCATTACTATTTCGCCTTTGGCGAGGACGACTTTAATCCGATCGCCGGCCGCAAGGTGGATGTCCGGGCCCATATGGCTGCACTTGAAGCATCGCTTGATCGCGATTGGCTGCGGTTCAAGCTTTCGGCATTTTTCGCGTCGGGCGACAGTGACCCGACGGACGATCGGGCCACCGGCTTTGACGCCATATTGGATGATCCGAATTTTGCCGGTGGGCAGTTCTCATACTGGAACCGCCAGGGCATCAGGCTCGTCTCGACGGAGATCGGCCTGGTCCAGCCGAACAGCCTGCTGCCGACGCTGCGATCAAGCAAGACCGAGGGACAGGCTAACTTCGTCAATCCCGGGATATTTATCTACAACGCGGGCGTCGATGCCGAGTTGACCCAGACACTGAAGACGGTCTTTAACGCAAACTATCTGCGGTTTCATCGGACAGAACCGCTGGAATACGTTCTTCTCCAACCGAACATACGCAAAGAGATCGGCTATGACCTCAGCCTCGGCGTGATATATCGGCCGTTCCTTATCAATAATGTCACGTTCACGTTCGGCGGCAGTATGTTCTTGGCGGGAAAGGGCTTTCGCGACATCTATACGAACCGCGCGGCAAATTGCCCCGTCCCGAACTTTTGTACTGGCACCGTAGTGAACCCAAGCAAGCCGCAATATTCGGTATTCAGCCAGTTGAAATTGATCTTCTGA